One window from the genome of Hoplias malabaricus isolate fHopMal1 chromosome X2, fHopMal1.hap1, whole genome shotgun sequence encodes:
- the LOC136677043 gene encoding B-type lectin plumieribetin-like isoform X2, with translation MSRNSLSTNQELHRGDYLISNDGNFKAIFQDDGNFVVYTWKPVWASNTDGKPGTRLVMQADGNLVIYDVSGHPFWASNSYQNSNGQDFRLTLSNDVIDCSHAQCNPDG, from the exons ATGAGCAGGAATTCCCTGTCCACCAATCAGGAGCTACACAGAGGAGACTACCTGATCTCCAATGACGGAAACTTCAAAGCCATCTTTCAG GATGATGGAAACTTTGTGGTTTACACCTGGAAACCAGTCTGGGCATCCAACACTGATGGAAAACCTGGAACCAGGCTGGTGATGCAGGCAGATGGAAACCTGGTCATATATGATGTCAGTGGGCATCCTTTTTGGGCCAGTAACAGCTATCAGAACAGCAACGGGCAGGATTTTCGTCTGACCCTCAGCAATGATG TTATTGACTGCTCTCATGCCCAGTGCAACCCTGATGGATGA
- the LOC136677043 gene encoding B-type lectin plumieribetin-like isoform X1 yields MSRNSLSTNQELHRGDYLISNDGNFKAIFQDDGNFVVYTWKPVWASNTDGKPGTRLVMQADGNLVIYDVSGHPFWASNSYQNSNGQDFRLTLSNDGSLVINKSGAVLWSSKK; encoded by the exons ATGAGCAGGAATTCCCTGTCCACCAATCAGGAGCTACACAGAGGAGACTACCTGATCTCCAATGACGGAAACTTCAAAGCCATCTTTCAG GATGATGGAAACTTTGTGGTTTACACCTGGAAACCAGTCTGGGCATCCAACACTGATGGAAAACCTGGAACCAGGCTGGTGATGCAGGCAGATGGAAACCTGGTCATATATGATGTCAGTGGGCATCCTTTTTGGGCCAGTAACAGCTATCAGAACAGCAACGGGCAGGATTTTCGTCTGACCCTCAGCAATGATGGTAGTCTGGTCATTAATAAATCTGGCGCAGTGCTGTGGTCCTCcaaaaaataa